Proteins from a genomic interval of Micromonospora sp. NBC_00389:
- a CDS encoding Fur family transcriptional regulator, whose amino-acid sequence MSESSLAEMLRARGLRLTAQRQLVLQAVLDLGHASPEQVHNAVREVAAGVNITTIYRTLELLERLGLVTHTHLSHGSPTYHAAGEHQHVHLVCRECGAIDEIDPELLRPLADQLVAQRGFRVDIGHVSLFGVCGRCENGDQK is encoded by the coding sequence GTGTCCGAATCCTCCCTCGCGGAAATGCTGCGGGCCCGTGGGCTGCGGCTGACGGCCCAGCGGCAGCTTGTCCTCCAAGCGGTGCTCGATCTGGGCCACGCCAGCCCCGAGCAGGTGCACAACGCGGTGCGGGAGGTCGCTGCCGGCGTCAACATCACCACCATCTACCGCACGCTGGAGCTGCTGGAACGGCTCGGCCTGGTGACCCACACGCACCTCTCGCACGGCTCGCCGACCTACCACGCGGCCGGTGAGCACCAGCACGTCCACCTGGTCTGCCGGGAGTGTGGCGCGATCGACGAGATCGATCCGGAGTTGCTCCGCCCGCTCGCCGACCAGTTGGTCGCGCAGCGCGGGTTCCGGGTGGACATCGGGCACGTGTCACTCTTCGGTGTCTGCGGACGCTGCGAGAACGGGGACCAGAAATGA
- the mtfM gene encoding small membrane protein MtfM, producing MVTEIGFVSLLVAGLGGLAGGLVYLAVRISRGRW from the coding sequence ATGGTTACCGAGATCGGGTTCGTCAGCCTGCTGGTCGCCGGCCTGGGCGGGCTCGCCGGTGGCCTGGTCTACCTCGCCGTACGCATATCGAGAGGACGTTGGTGA
- a CDS encoding aminotransferase class IV, which yields MSSVGKVAADPTARIVVLGRGPVPAGEPVLRGDDLGVLRGDGLFETMHLRQGRPWLRDEHLARLAASAAAVELALPPIAALIDLLDTVRAGWPARVEGALRLVCTRGPEAGGPPSVYATLTEVPASSRVARRDGISVATLPLGVPAGARTGLDWLPAGIKSTSYAVNTAARRWADRAGVDDVLWISSDGYALEGPTANVVWLTGGTLCTVPAATTGILPGTTVAWLLGHAGELGLTAAERMVTPAELHAADGIWFTSSVRGLTEIHTLDGVRRARCPRTPALHAVLGFPVP from the coding sequence ATGTCGTCCGTCGGAAAGGTCGCGGCCGACCCGACCGCGCGGATCGTCGTCCTCGGCCGCGGCCCGGTGCCGGCCGGCGAGCCCGTGCTCCGCGGTGACGACCTCGGTGTGCTGCGCGGCGACGGCCTCTTCGAGACCATGCACCTGCGCCAGGGCCGGCCGTGGCTGCGCGACGAGCACCTGGCCCGGCTGGCCGCCTCGGCTGCCGCCGTCGAGCTGGCCCTGCCACCCATCGCCGCGCTGATCGACCTGCTCGACACCGTGCGCGCGGGCTGGCCGGCGCGGGTGGAGGGGGCGCTGCGACTGGTCTGCACCCGTGGCCCGGAGGCCGGCGGCCCGCCGAGCGTCTACGCCACGCTGACCGAGGTGCCCGCGTCGTCCCGGGTGGCCCGTCGGGACGGGATCAGCGTGGCAACCCTGCCGCTGGGGGTGCCCGCGGGGGCACGCACCGGACTGGACTGGCTGCCCGCCGGGATCAAATCCACTTCGTACGCGGTCAACACCGCCGCCCGCCGCTGGGCCGACCGGGCCGGGGTGGACGACGTGCTCTGGATCTCCTCCGACGGGTACGCGCTGGAGGGCCCCACCGCCAACGTGGTGTGGCTCACCGGCGGCACGCTCTGCACCGTGCCCGCCGCCACCACCGGCATCCTGCCCGGCACGACCGTCGCCTGGCTGCTGGGCCACGCTGGCGAGCTGGGCCTGACCGCCGCCGAGCGGATGGTCACCCCAGCCGAGCTGCACGCGGCGGACGGCATCTGGTTCACCTCGTCGGTCCGCGGGCTCACCGAGATCCACACGCTGGACGGGGTGCGCCGGGCGCGCTGCCCGCGTACCCCCGCCCTGCACGCCGTGCTGGGTTTCCCCGTCCCGTGA
- a CDS encoding FABP family protein, with the protein MSDENPLQPPWLNAPPVDPYPFEESHDLRVGPKLHPALDGLLPYIGLWRGRGKGGFPTVEDFDYAQEIRISHDGRPFLHYESRAWILDEQSKPVRPAGREVGWWRPVLVDGRATDELEALLTTPSGVMELHLGKRNGTQVEFATDAVVRTATAKEVTGGHRLFGIVEGALLYAQDMAAMGHGLSPHLSARLVRVGG; encoded by the coding sequence GTGAGCGACGAGAACCCGCTGCAGCCCCCGTGGCTGAACGCGCCGCCGGTCGACCCGTACCCGTTCGAGGAGAGTCACGACCTGCGGGTCGGGCCGAAGCTGCACCCGGCGTTGGACGGCCTGCTGCCCTACATCGGCCTGTGGCGCGGCCGTGGCAAGGGTGGTTTCCCCACCGTCGAGGACTTCGACTACGCCCAGGAGATCCGGATCAGCCACGACGGCCGTCCGTTCCTGCACTACGAGTCCCGCGCCTGGATCCTCGACGAGCAGAGCAAGCCGGTCCGCCCCGCCGGGCGTGAGGTCGGCTGGTGGCGGCCGGTGCTGGTGGACGGCCGGGCCACCGACGAGCTGGAGGCTCTGCTGACCACCCCGAGCGGGGTGATGGAGCTCCACCTCGGTAAGCGCAACGGCACCCAGGTCGAGTTCGCCACCGACGCGGTGGTCCGGACGGCGACCGCCAAGGAGGTCACCGGCGGGCACCGGCTCTTCGGCATCGTCGAGGGCGCGCTGCTCTACGCCCAGGACATGGCCGCGATGGGGCACGGGCTCAGCCCGCACCTGTCCGCCCGGCTCGTCCGGGTCGGCGGCTGA
- the ygfZ gene encoding CAF17-like 4Fe-4S cluster assembly/insertion protein YgfZ, whose product MIDIAGAVAVESIDEASRDQPEPAHAAAGVRGVAAHYGDPLREQRILDTEVGLVDRSHRGIIAVPGEERASWLHTITSQHLATLAANDGTELLVLSPHGHVEQHAMVAEDGETTWLDTEPGATAGLLAYLEKMRFFSKVEPRDATAERALLSLVGPAATDVLGVLGVLGVTGMAAPDLIAVPGPKFAAGAVPPRASVRYDVRPLPTGGWARRGPLGVDLLVPRAAMEQVVAELRGAGVPVAGLWAYEAIRVAARRPRVGVDTDHRTIPAEVDLIGPAVHLDKGCYRGQETVARVHNMGRPPRRLVLLHLDGITTDQPPTAGTPVTLDGRTVGFVGTAVLHHELGQIALAVLKRNVPEDAALRIGETAAAIDPA is encoded by the coding sequence ATGATCGACATAGCGGGTGCGGTGGCCGTCGAGAGTATCGACGAGGCCAGCCGCGACCAGCCGGAGCCGGCACACGCGGCGGCCGGGGTGCGAGGGGTGGCCGCGCACTACGGCGACCCGCTGCGCGAGCAGCGCATCCTGGACACCGAGGTCGGCCTGGTCGACCGGTCGCACCGGGGGATCATCGCGGTGCCGGGGGAGGAGCGGGCCAGTTGGCTGCACACGATCACCTCGCAGCACCTGGCGACATTGGCCGCCAACGACGGCACCGAACTGCTGGTGCTGTCCCCGCACGGGCACGTCGAGCAACATGCCATGGTCGCCGAGGATGGCGAGACCACCTGGCTGGACACTGAGCCGGGGGCGACCGCCGGCCTGCTGGCGTACCTGGAGAAGATGCGGTTCTTCAGCAAGGTCGAGCCGCGCGACGCCACCGCCGAGCGGGCGCTGCTGTCGCTGGTCGGGCCGGCGGCGACGGACGTGCTGGGCGTGCTCGGCGTGCTCGGCGTGACCGGGATGGCCGCACCGGACCTGATCGCCGTGCCGGGTCCGAAGTTCGCTGCCGGTGCCGTGCCACCCCGAGCGAGCGTTCGGTACGACGTACGCCCGCTACCCACCGGCGGGTGGGCCCGACGCGGCCCGCTCGGGGTGGACCTGCTGGTGCCCCGGGCCGCGATGGAGCAGGTGGTGGCGGAGCTGCGCGGCGCTGGCGTACCGGTCGCCGGGCTCTGGGCGTACGAGGCGATCCGGGTGGCCGCCCGGCGGCCCCGGGTCGGGGTGGACACCGACCACCGGACGATCCCGGCCGAGGTGGACCTGATCGGCCCGGCCGTGCACCTGGACAAGGGCTGCTACCGGGGGCAGGAGACGGTGGCCCGGGTGCACAACATGGGCCGTCCGCCGCGTCGGCTGGTGCTGCTGCACCTGGACGGGATCACCACCGACCAGCCGCCGACCGCCGGTACGCCGGTGACCCTCGACGGCCGGACGGTGGGCTTCGTCGGCACCGCCGTGCTGCACCACGAGCTGGGCCAGATCGCCCTGGCGGTGCTGAAGCGGAACGTCCCGGAGGACGCCGCGCTGCGGATCGGCGAGACCGCGGCGGCGATCGACCCGGCCTGA